A single genomic interval of Flavihumibacter rivuli harbors:
- a CDS encoding DUF721 domain-containing protein produces MGEYSLGDAIEQFLRKSRLKGAVQALQITDVWEEIMGKTIAKYTESIKIYGDKLYITTSVAPLKQELLYQKDTIISRVNEKLGGNVIKEVVIN; encoded by the coding sequence ATGGGAGAGTATTCATTGGGCGATGCCATTGAGCAGTTCCTTAGGAAGAGCAGGCTGAAGGGGGCGGTGCAAGCCCTCCAGATCACAGATGTATGGGAAGAGATCATGGGCAAGACCATTGCCAAGTACACGGAAAGCATCAAGATTTACGGGGATAAGCTCTATATCACCACTTCGGTAGCACCGCTTAAACAGGAATTGCTGTACCAGAAAGATACCATTATCAGTCGGGTGAACGAGAAGCTGGGTGGAAATGTGATAAAGGAGGTGGTCATTAATTGA
- the recF gene encoding DNA replication/repair protein RecF (All proteins in this family for which functions are known are DNA-binding proteins that assist the filamentation of RecA onto DNA for the initiation of recombination or recombinational repair.), translated as MLAVEKIALFQFKNYLAQSFHFSDRVVGISGKNGIGKTNLLDAVYYLCFTKSYFSKSDAQHVFQGAQGFRIEGQFSKQGTTHNIVAVLRENGKKEFIIDGQPCERMADHIGEFPAVFIAPDDVQIITDGSEERRRFMDALFSQLDHEYLLQLMQYNKVLVQRNSLLKQMAETRQRNTDLLDVLDHQLISPANYIYTCRKNLLGQLLRQVKANYATIAGEEYDLVLKYESQLHELSMADWLARNRERDMYAQRTHCGVHRDDIAIQLNEKPFRQTASQGQRKSLLFALKLAEFSSLKSNKGFEPILLLDDVFEKLDAQRMHNLLHEVGVNNHGQVLVTDTHEERLAGTFSSLGLPFQSIKLS; from the coding sequence TTGTTAGCCGTCGAAAAAATAGCACTCTTCCAGTTCAAGAACTATCTGGCACAATCCTTCCATTTTTCGGACAGGGTGGTGGGTATTTCAGGCAAGAACGGTATTGGGAAGACCAACCTGCTGGATGCGGTTTATTATCTCTGCTTCACCAAGAGCTATTTCTCCAAGTCCGACGCACAGCATGTTTTCCAGGGGGCACAGGGTTTCAGGATTGAGGGCCAGTTCAGTAAACAGGGGACAACCCACAACATCGTTGCAGTGCTTCGGGAGAACGGTAAAAAGGAATTCATCATCGATGGCCAGCCTTGTGAACGGATGGCAGACCATATCGGGGAATTCCCGGCGGTGTTTATCGCGCCGGATGATGTGCAGATCATCACTGACGGGAGTGAGGAACGGAGGCGTTTCATGGATGCCCTTTTCAGCCAGCTCGATCATGAATACCTCTTGCAATTGATGCAATACAACAAGGTATTGGTGCAACGCAACAGCCTGCTCAAGCAAATGGCGGAAACCCGCCAAAGGAATACCGACCTGCTCGATGTGTTGGATCACCAATTGATATCACCGGCCAATTACATCTACACCTGTCGCAAGAACCTGTTGGGGCAATTGCTCAGGCAGGTAAAAGCCAATTATGCAACCATAGCAGGGGAGGAATATGACCTGGTGTTGAAGTATGAAAGCCAGCTGCATGAACTTTCCATGGCAGATTGGCTGGCCCGTAACCGGGAAAGGGATATGTATGCGCAGCGCACCCATTGCGGGGTGCATCGCGATGATATCGCCATACAGTTGAATGAGAAGCCCTTTCGCCAAACAGCCTCACAAGGACAAAGAAAGAGCCTGCTGTTTGCCTTGAAACTTGCTGAATTCAGCAGCCTCAAATCGAACAAGGGATTTGAACCGATACTGTTGCTGGATGATGTATTTGAAAAGCTGGATGCACAAAGGATGCATAACCTATTGCACGAAGTAGGTGTGAACAACCATGGCCAGGTGCTGGTGACCGATACCCATGAGGAAAGATTGGCGGGCACTTTTTCCTCATTGGGATTACCCTTTCAATCCATAAAACTTTCCTGA
- a CDS encoding ABC transporter permease, whose product MVNYILRKLAYGLLVLLGVVVVVFFLFQGFGDPSRLVMGQRADAATQENIRKELYLDQPKWKQFLFYLNDVSPVGIHSKAEIEAKKLKGVFIGGDTKLGFKLPYLRRSYQSKREVLGVIAEALPGTLMLATAAIAFATVLGIMFGVIAALNKDSWLDTTTIFTSILGISAPSFFMGILIAYFLGFLWSDLTGLHMTGSWFDLDTNTGSPYLTLSNLVLPALTLGIRPLAIIAQLTRSSMLDVLQQDYIRTAYAKGLDKRVVVWKHALKNALNPVITAITGWFAELLAGAFFVEYIFGWKGLGKLTVDALEKLDFPVVMGAVLVSAAFFVLVGILADLLYGWIDPRARSFGN is encoded by the coding sequence TTGGTCAACTATATCCTTAGGAAGCTTGCTTATGGCCTGCTGGTATTACTGGGGGTGGTGGTAGTGGTCTTTTTCCTCTTCCAGGGTTTTGGTGATCCCAGCCGGCTGGTGATGGGACAGAGGGCCGATGCAGCCACCCAGGAAAATATCCGGAAGGAACTCTACCTCGACCAGCCCAAGTGGAAACAATTCCTTTTTTACCTGAATGATGTTTCTCCTGTTGGTATCCACTCAAAAGCTGAGATCGAGGCCAAGAAACTAAAGGGAGTTTTCATTGGTGGGGATACAAAGTTGGGGTTCAAATTGCCCTACCTGCGACGTTCCTACCAATCCAAGCGGGAGGTTCTTGGGGTAATTGCAGAAGCCTTACCGGGCACCCTGATGTTGGCCACCGCTGCCATCGCTTTCGCAACTGTACTAGGTATTATGTTCGGGGTAATCGCAGCCTTGAACAAGGATAGCTGGCTCGATACCACCACCATCTTCACCAGTATCCTGGGCATATCGGCGCCTTCCTTTTTCATGGGTATCCTGATTGCCTATTTCCTGGGATTCCTCTGGTCGGACCTTACCGGCTTGCACATGACCGGCAGCTGGTTCGACCTGGACACCAATACCGGCAGCCCATACCTAACGCTTTCCAACCTGGTCCTGCCAGCACTAACCTTAGGCATTCGACCCCTGGCCATTATAGCCCAACTGACCAGGAGTTCCATGCTGGATGTATTGCAACAGGATTATATCCGCACGGCCTATGCAAAAGGTTTGGATAAAAGGGTGGTGGTATGGAAGCATGCCCTGAAGAATGCCCTCAATCCAGTCATCACTGCCATAACCGGATGGTTTGCCGAACTGCTGGCCGGGGCATTTTTTGTGGAATACATCTTTGGCTGGAAAGGACTTGGTAAGCTCACCGTAGATGCCCTGGAAAAACTGGATTTCCCCGTTGTAATGGGGGCTGTACTGGTATCGGCAGCTTTCTTTGTATTGGTTGGCATACTTGCCGACCTGCTCTATGGCTGGATAGACCCAAGGGCCAGGTCATTCGGTAATTAA
- a CDS encoding BT_3928 family protein has translation MKPILTITRYIVGILFIFSGLVKANDPLGLSYKMQEFFEVWGMHALNDYTLAFSILMIAFEIIAGVAVIIGWQMRLFSWLLLLLIIFFTFLTGYALLSGKIKSCGCFGDCIPLTPTQSFIKDIVLLILILLLFRYRDSIKSSKSRNTSMIFLLATVIFSFGFQWYVLRHLPVVDCLPYKKGMNIAAQMQIPAGAIPDSTVISFVYQKDGKEVEFTADQFPADFNDSTYTFVKRYDKLVRKGNAEPPVKDFVLLTASGNDTTHAITTARGMMQWLFIRKVEEGKQKEILNWISELEELSRSGNMPLVIITPVADAVNKLLPAGLRHIQVLRSDAVAVKTAARTDLTLYLMNDGAVVNKWALADAAKSLVAIREITSVAGNR, from the coding sequence ATGAAACCGATCCTGACCATTACCCGGTATATCGTAGGCATCCTCTTCATTTTCTCTGGCCTTGTGAAGGCCAATGACCCCCTCGGCCTGAGTTACAAGATGCAGGAGTTTTTTGAGGTATGGGGAATGCATGCGCTCAATGATTATACCCTGGCCTTTTCCATACTGATGATCGCTTTTGAGATCATTGCCGGGGTGGCAGTGATCATTGGATGGCAGATGCGTTTGTTCAGCTGGCTATTGTTGCTGCTGATCATATTCTTCACTTTCCTGACCGGCTATGCCTTGCTATCGGGTAAGATCAAGAGTTGTGGCTGTTTTGGTGATTGCATCCCGCTTACGCCCACCCAATCCTTTATCAAGGATATTGTCCTGCTGATCCTGATCCTCTTGCTCTTCCGCTACCGGGATTCCATAAAATCGTCGAAGTCCAGGAACACGAGCATGATTTTCTTACTAGCAACGGTAATTTTCAGTTTCGGGTTCCAGTGGTATGTGCTCCGGCACCTGCCGGTGGTGGATTGCCTTCCTTACAAAAAAGGAATGAACATAGCGGCGCAAATGCAGATCCCCGCGGGTGCCATTCCCGACAGTACGGTGATCAGTTTTGTTTACCAGAAGGATGGCAAGGAAGTGGAGTTTACTGCTGACCAGTTCCCCGCTGATTTCAATGATTCTACCTACACTTTTGTCAAACGCTATGATAAACTGGTCCGGAAAGGCAATGCGGAACCGCCGGTAAAGGATTTTGTATTGTTGACCGCTTCCGGAAATGATACTACCCATGCCATTACTACCGCCAGGGGGATGATGCAATGGCTCTTCATCCGCAAAGTGGAGGAAGGCAAGCAAAAGGAGATCCTTAACTGGATCAGTGAGCTGGAAGAATTGTCCCGTTCCGGAAATATGCCACTGGTCATCATTACACCCGTTGCAGATGCGGTAAATAAACTGCTGCCTGCCGGGCTGCGCCATATCCAGGTATTGCGTTCCGATGCTGTAGCAGTGAAGACCGCGGCGAGGACCGACCTGACCCTCTACCTGATGAATGATGGTGCTGTGGTGAATAAATGGGCGCTTGCTGATGCGGCGAAATCATTGGTTGCCATCAGGGAGATCACTTCGGTTGCAGGTAACCGTTAG
- a CDS encoding DUF1599 domain-containing protein, whose amino-acid sequence MSTTLLQYDQAINHCKEIFIKKTRDYGTSWRVYRPVSIVDQIFIKAKRIRTIQETGKQMVGDSVQSEFMGILNYAVIGLVQLQLPKDAPEDLDPNKVEQAYDEQVNRARELMAQKNHDYGEAWRDMSQESFVDLILSKLLRIRQILANEGRTLISEGIDANYLDIFNYAAFALIMIGEGKHKG is encoded by the coding sequence ATGTCAACAACCTTATTGCAATACGACCAGGCGATCAACCATTGTAAGGAAATATTTATCAAGAAGACCAGGGATTATGGTACCTCATGGCGAGTATACCGTCCTGTTTCGATCGTGGACCAGATCTTCATCAAGGCCAAGCGCATCCGTACCATCCAGGAGACCGGCAAGCAAATGGTAGGGGATAGCGTGCAGTCGGAGTTCATGGGTATCCTCAATTATGCAGTGATCGGCCTGGTGCAATTGCAATTGCCCAAAGATGCCCCTGAAGACCTTGACCCCAATAAAGTAGAGCAGGCCTATGATGAACAGGTGAACAGGGCAAGGGAATTGATGGCCCAAAAGAACCATGATTATGGGGAAGCCTGGAGGGATATGAGCCAGGAAAGTTTTGTTGACCTCATCCTGTCCAAGCTCCTTCGCATCCGCCAGATCCTGGCCAATGAGGGCAGGACCCTGATCAGTGAGGGCATCGATGCCAATTACCTGGATATCTTCAACTATGCGGCTTTTGCCCTGATCATGATCGGGGAAGGAAAGCACAAAGGATGA
- the folP gene encoding dihydropteroate synthase, translating to MGIINITPDSFYSGSRKPAAEQAVEQAGKMLAEGATFLDIGGQSTRPDSQWLDAPTEWERVEPALKAILEQYPDALISIDTFHASVAAQAVAAGAVMVNDISGGQLDPGMLETVGRLGVPYVCMHMKGSPQTMQQLASYDNLVLEVMDYFIERMDACRKAGINDLVLDPGFGFSKTIDHNFQLLKDLSVLKQLGLPVLAGLSRKSTIYKTLGIGPEEALNGTTVLNTIALQQGADILRVHDVLPAMEAIKLTNKLAGTGFNT from the coding sequence ATGGGTATTATCAACATTACCCCCGACTCCTTTTACTCCGGCAGCAGGAAGCCGGCAGCGGAACAAGCAGTTGAGCAAGCGGGGAAAATGCTGGCGGAAGGCGCCACCTTCCTTGACATTGGAGGCCAGAGCACCCGACCTGATAGTCAATGGCTGGATGCACCGACCGAATGGGAAAGGGTTGAACCGGCCTTAAAGGCAATCCTGGAGCAATACCCTGATGCCCTGATTTCAATTGATACCTTTCATGCATCGGTTGCTGCGCAGGCTGTAGCTGCAGGCGCAGTAATGGTAAATGATATTTCAGGCGGACAGTTGGATCCGGGCATGCTGGAAACAGTAGGTCGGCTGGGTGTACCCTATGTCTGCATGCACATGAAAGGCAGTCCCCAAACCATGCAACAGCTGGCCAGTTATGATAACCTGGTGCTGGAGGTAATGGACTATTTCATTGAACGGATGGATGCCTGCAGGAAGGCCGGCATTAATGACCTGGTGCTGGATCCCGGCTTCGGCTTTTCCAAAACCATCGACCATAATTTCCAATTGCTAAAGGACCTATCCGTACTCAAACAACTTGGTCTACCTGTCCTGGCAGGGCTTTCCCGCAAATCCACCATTTACAAGACACTGGGCATTGGTCCTGAAGAAGCTTTGAACGGGACTACTGTTTTGAATACCATTGCGCTGCAACAAGGCGCGGACATCTTAAGGGTACATGATGTATTACCTGCCATGGAAGCCATTAAGCTGACGAACAAACTGGCTGGGACAGGATTCAACACCTGA
- a CDS encoding FKBP-type peptidyl-prolyl cis-trans isomerase, whose amino-acid sequence MTKRSILASIIAASMLAACGSGDYSKTSSGILYMVVEKGSGPQVKIGQFFKLHYTTKINDSILGTSIGGMPIFSPVDSVPASYNPAEVFRFLHKGDSVVIIQEVDSIMKQNPMLPPYMKKGDKIQIGIRILDILDNQEQAQAQQMEEMKKQEGRDQALVDEFIKKNNINAQKIGRGTYVAVQNPGEGLAADSGKFVSVKYRGKILATGKEFETNMEPGKDPITFPVGAGQVIPGWDEGLKYFKKGGKGTLYIPGFLAYGMRPGPGGQPNEALIFDIEMVDVMDKAPAPQQNPAIPPAENQPAKQ is encoded by the coding sequence ATGACAAAGCGTTCAATCCTCGCATCCATTATCGCCGCCTCCATGCTGGCAGCCTGCGGTAGTGGTGATTACAGCAAAACCTCAAGCGGCATCCTGTATATGGTTGTTGAGAAGGGCAGTGGTCCCCAGGTAAAAATCGGCCAGTTCTTCAAGCTCCATTATACCACGAAGATTAATGATTCCATTTTGGGTACTTCCATTGGTGGAATGCCAATTTTCTCACCCGTTGACAGCGTACCTGCTTCCTATAACCCCGCAGAAGTGTTTCGCTTCCTGCACAAGGGTGATAGCGTGGTGATCATCCAGGAAGTGGATTCCATCATGAAGCAAAACCCCATGCTGCCTCCTTATATGAAGAAGGGCGACAAGATCCAGATCGGTATCAGGATCCTGGATATCCTCGACAACCAGGAGCAGGCACAGGCCCAGCAGATGGAAGAAATGAAGAAGCAGGAAGGACGCGACCAGGCCCTGGTAGATGAATTTATCAAGAAGAACAATATCAATGCCCAGAAGATCGGCAGGGGTACTTATGTGGCCGTTCAAAATCCTGGTGAAGGTCTTGCAGCAGATTCAGGAAAGTTTGTGTCTGTTAAGTATCGTGGTAAGATCCTGGCCACCGGCAAGGAATTCGAGACCAATATGGAACCCGGAAAAGATCCCATTACTTTCCCGGTAGGTGCAGGTCAGGTTATTCCAGGTTGGGATGAAGGGCTGAAGTATTTCAAGAAAGGTGGAAAAGGAACGCTGTATATCCCTGGTTTCCTTGCCTATGGCATGCGCCCGGGTCCCGGCGGCCAGCCCAATGAGGCCCTGATCTTTGATATTGAAATGGTGGATGTAATGGATAAGGCGCCTGCTCCCCAGCAGAACCCAGCCATTCCGCCAGCAGAAAACCAGCCTGCAAAGCAATAA
- a CDS encoding DHH family phosphoesterase, producing MQPIHYIYPELGTPRKIVITTHQKPDPDAMGSSLGLYHFLTLLGHEVTVISPTNWAAFLDWMPACEKVINFEMNRERSEMIMNSADWIFCLDFNTLHRTKNLAPVVERAGGVKILIDHHQQPAVESFSYGVSDTGKSSTCEMVYDFIEESGHGHLLNKDIAACLYAGVIGDTGSFRFPAASADLHRMVARLKETGLQHTLVHEHIYDSFYENRLRFIGHVLTNRMEVFYEYNTALIWVTKQDLLRYDIKTGDTEGLVNYPLSIMGIRMAAIVIDRDEERKWSFRSKGNVDVNTFARRYFEGGGHFNAAGGRSSASLEETLRTFRKVLKETASEFQLT from the coding sequence ATGCAGCCGATACACTATATATATCCCGAACTGGGAACGCCGAGAAAGATTGTCATTACCACACACCAGAAACCAGACCCCGACGCTATGGGGTCGTCCCTTGGTCTGTATCATTTCCTGACCCTGTTGGGACATGAGGTTACTGTTATATCACCCACCAACTGGGCAGCCTTCCTCGATTGGATGCCGGCCTGTGAAAAGGTGATCAACTTTGAAATGAACCGGGAACGGTCAGAAATGATCATGAACAGTGCGGACTGGATATTCTGCCTTGACTTCAATACCCTTCACCGGACCAAGAACCTTGCCCCGGTGGTAGAAAGGGCCGGAGGTGTGAAGATCCTTATCGACCACCACCAGCAGCCTGCTGTTGAAAGCTTCTCCTATGGGGTAAGTGATACCGGTAAGAGCAGTACCTGTGAGATGGTTTATGATTTCATTGAAGAGAGTGGGCATGGACACCTCTTGAATAAGGATATAGCGGCATGTCTTTATGCCGGCGTGATCGGTGATACCGGTTCCTTCCGTTTTCCTGCAGCCAGCGCTGACCTGCACAGGATGGTGGCCCGCTTAAAGGAGACCGGCCTGCAGCATACCCTTGTGCATGAACATATCTATGACAGCTTCTATGAGAACAGGCTCCGTTTTATTGGCCATGTGTTGACCAACAGGATGGAAGTGTTCTATGAATACAATACGGCCCTGATCTGGGTTACCAAGCAAGACCTGCTTCGCTATGATATCAAGACCGGTGATACGGAGGGCTTGGTAAACTATCCCCTGAGCATCATGGGCATCAGGATGGCAGCCATTGTGATCGACCGCGACGAAGAAAGGAAGTGGAGCTTCAGGAGCAAGGGGAATGTGGATGTCAATACCTTTGCCCGTCGCTATTTCGAAGGGGGCGGCCATTTTAATGCAGCAGGGGGCAGGAGCAGTGCAAGCTTGGAAGAGACCCTGCGGACCTTCAGGAAAGTATTAAAGGAAACAGCATCAGAATTTCAATTAACATAA
- a CDS encoding nucleoside-diphosphate kinase, with protein MSNRTFTMIKPDAMKNGHAGAILDRIIKEGYRVVALKMTKLSAEKAGEFYAVHKERPFFGELVEFMSSGPIIAAILEKENAVAEFRNLIGATNPANAEEGTIRKLYATSVGENAVHGSDSDENAAIEGAFFFSGLEKF; from the coding sequence ATGAGCAACAGAACTTTTACCATGATCAAGCCCGATGCCATGAAGAATGGCCATGCAGGCGCCATCCTGGATCGAATCATTAAAGAAGGATACCGTGTAGTAGCGCTGAAAATGACCAAACTGAGCGCAGAGAAGGCTGGAGAATTCTATGCCGTACATAAAGAAAGGCCTTTCTTCGGTGAACTGGTTGAGTTCATGAGCAGTGGCCCGATCATCGCAGCCATCCTGGAAAAGGAAAATGCCGTTGCTGAATTCCGTAACCTGATCGGTGCTACCAACCCTGCCAACGCAGAGGAAGGTACCATCCGCAAGCTCTACGCTACTTCTGTAGGGGAGAATGCCGTTCACGGAAGCGACAGCGATGAGAATGCTGCCATCGAAGGCGCTTTCTTTTTCAGCGGCCTGGAGAAATTCTAA
- a CDS encoding TraB/GumN family protein yields the protein MRLYITVILTLLAFSGFSQKKKQAAKAQQVSDTLAHSLLWEITGPGLGKPSYLFGTMHILCAQDARISDSLQFAIDQSALTYFEVDMDNMAETLGLFKYIRMQDGKKLSDLLTPAEYQRVKDYFEKNRTILPLGMMERFKPYFITAMLTESKMPCETKNGMEEMIMRAVKKQQKQIYGLESIAFQASVFDSIPYEKQAKDLLQAIDSAGKEDLTTRKMLELYRTQDMQGIDQLTLTEEGGVAEYLELFLYRRNANWIPIMDSAMKKGPVLFAVGAAHLPGKKGVIRLLQQSGYRLRPMRHGVYEAKL from the coding sequence ATGCGCTTATATATTACCGTTATATTGACCCTGTTGGCTTTTTCCGGCTTCAGCCAGAAGAAAAAGCAAGCGGCAAAGGCTCAACAGGTGAGTGATACCCTTGCCCATAGCCTGCTCTGGGAGATCACCGGTCCGGGACTTGGGAAGCCTTCCTATCTTTTCGGTACCATGCATATCCTTTGTGCGCAGGATGCCCGGATAAGCGACAGCCTTCAATTTGCCATTGACCAGTCCGCACTCACCTATTTTGAGGTGGACATGGACAATATGGCAGAAACCCTTGGCCTCTTCAAGTATATCCGGATGCAGGATGGTAAAAAGCTAAGTGACTTGCTCACCCCGGCAGAATACCAGAGGGTGAAGGATTATTTTGAAAAGAACAGGACCATCCTGCCCCTGGGTATGATGGAAAGGTTCAAGCCCTATTTCATTACGGCGATGCTCACCGAGTCCAAGATGCCCTGCGAGACCAAGAATGGCATGGAGGAAATGATCATGCGTGCTGTAAAGAAACAGCAGAAGCAGATTTATGGATTGGAGTCCATCGCCTTCCAGGCCAGTGTATTTGACAGCATCCCTTATGAAAAGCAGGCAAAGGATTTATTGCAGGCCATAGATAGTGCAGGAAAGGAAGACCTCACCACCAGGAAGATGCTGGAACTTTACCGGACCCAGGATATGCAGGGTATTGACCAGTTGACGCTTACAGAAGAAGGAGGCGTAGCCGAATACCTTGAACTTTTCCTTTACCGGAGGAATGCCAATTGGATCCCCATCATGGATAGTGCCATGAAGAAAGGGCCGGTATTGTTTGCAGTGGGGGCAGCGCACCTGCCTGGAAAGAAGGGGGTGATCAGGCTTTTGCAACAGTCAGGATACCGCCTCAGGCCAATGCGCCATGGGGTCTATGAAGCCAAACTATAA
- a CDS encoding menaquinone biosynthesis decarboxylase has protein sequence MAYKNQQEFIDALERAGELIRIKTYVDPHLEIAEVTDRISKSGNGGKALLFENTGYAFPVLMNAYGSEKRMCMALGVNKLDDIAHEIESLFKLLTKPKESILDKLNLLPKLGQFASWMPKVRSGKGECQEVINMDPDITKIPVITCWPKDGGPFVTLPVIHTRDPHSQIRNVGMYRMQVFGPKLTGMHWHKHKVSARHFAEYKKLGKKMPVAVALGGDPVYAYSATAPLPDNVDEYMLAGFLRKKKVELVKCITQPEIEVPADADFIIEGYVDPNDEPIWEGPFGDHTGYYSLPDWYPKFHITCITHKKQAVYPATIVGIPPQEDAWLGKATERIFLAPIKMTMVPEIMDMDMPVEGVFHNLVISQINKDYPGQGQKVMNAMWGAGQMMFNKILVIADQDTRIQDYLNLARTVFRNLDVVNDVAFATGPMDVLDHSCSKLGFGGKMSIDGTAKMEEEIEDRNWLHAPGKELVLPGLKRTDFLAFPEIEAVNTDLLDDQIPVLVIAVKKSRKGHIASLHQQLCSSMAALEGVKMILYVEHTVDPNDLPIALWRFCNNLDPKRDYHLFKQESSCQPGKYFACLGLDGTMKTKEFDDFQRDWPNIIVAADETIAAVDQKWDQMGLGKFIPSPSLKFKKQIYGEEAVAKG, from the coding sequence ATGGCATATAAGAACCAGCAGGAATTCATTGATGCTTTGGAAAGGGCAGGGGAACTGATCAGGATCAAAACCTATGTTGACCCTCATTTGGAGATCGCTGAAGTAACGGACAGGATAAGCAAGAGTGGAAATGGGGGCAAGGCCCTTTTATTCGAGAACACCGGTTATGCATTCCCGGTATTGATGAATGCCTATGGCAGTGAGAAGAGGATGTGCATGGCACTTGGGGTGAATAAACTGGATGATATCGCCCATGAAATTGAATCATTGTTCAAATTACTCACCAAGCCCAAGGAAAGTATCCTCGATAAATTGAACCTTTTGCCCAAACTGGGCCAGTTTGCCAGCTGGATGCCCAAGGTCAGGAGCGGAAAAGGGGAATGCCAGGAGGTCATCAATATGGATCCCGATATTACAAAAATACCGGTGATCACCTGCTGGCCCAAGGATGGCGGCCCATTCGTGACACTACCGGTGATCCATACCCGAGATCCGCATTCCCAGATCCGTAATGTGGGCATGTACCGGATGCAGGTATTTGGACCGAAGCTCACCGGTATGCACTGGCATAAGCACAAGGTTAGTGCAAGGCATTTCGCAGAATACAAGAAACTCGGAAAGAAAATGCCGGTGGCGGTGGCGCTGGGTGGTGACCCTGTATACGCTTATTCCGCTACTGCACCGCTACCTGACAATGTGGATGAGTACATGCTGGCCGGTTTCCTACGCAAGAAGAAGGTGGAGTTGGTGAAATGTATCACCCAGCCTGAGATAGAAGTGCCGGCAGATGCTGACTTCATTATTGAAGGTTATGTTGACCCGAATGATGAACCGATCTGGGAAGGACCATTTGGTGACCACACAGGTTATTACTCACTGCCCGACTGGTATCCCAAATTCCATATCACCTGCATTACCCATAAGAAGCAGGCTGTGTATCCGGCCACCATTGTTGGCATCCCGCCACAGGAAGATGCCTGGTTAGGCAAGGCCACGGAGCGCATATTCCTGGCCCCGATCAAGATGACCATGGTGCCCGAGATCATGGACATGGATATGCCTGTTGAAGGGGTTTTCCATAACCTGGTGATCAGCCAGATCAACAAGGATTATCCCGGCCAGGGCCAGAAGGTCATGAATGCCATGTGGGGAGCAGGACAGATGATGTTCAATAAGATCCTTGTCATTGCCGACCAGGATACCCGCATCCAGGACTACCTCAACCTGGCAAGGACCGTATTCAGGAACCTCGATGTGGTCAATGACGTTGCATTTGCTACGGGTCCGATGGATGTATTGGACCATAGCTGCAGCAAGTTGGGATTTGGTGGAAAAATGAGTATCGATGGAACCGCAAAAATGGAGGAAGAGATAGAAGACCGGAACTGGTTGCATGCACCGGGAAAGGAATTAGTGTTGCCAGGATTGAAGCGGACAGATTTCCTTGCCTTCCCTGAGATCGAAGCGGTGAACACCGACCTGCTTGATGACCAGATCCCTGTGCTGGTGATCGCAGTGAAGAAGTCCCGTAAAGGCCATATCGCATCCCTGCATCAGCAACTTTGCTCTTCCATGGCTGCCCTGGAAGGCGTGAAGATGATCCTTTACGTGGAGCATACGGTTGACCCGAACGACCTGCCCATAGCCTTGTGGCGTTTCTGTAATAACCTTGACCCCAAGCGCGACTACCATCTCTTCAAACAGGAGTCATCCTGCCAGCCCGGTAAGTATTTTGCCTGTCTGGGCCTGGATGGGACCATGAAGACAAAGGAGTTTGACGATTTCCAGCGCGACTGGCCGAATATCATCGTAGCAGCTGATGAGACCATCGCTGCAGTAGATCAGAAATGGGACCAAATGGGCCTGGGTAAATTCATCCCGTCCCCATCCCTAAAATTCAAAAAACAGATCTACGGCGAAGAAGCTGTAGCAAAAGGATAA